One stretch of Streptomyces sp. R21 DNA includes these proteins:
- a CDS encoding DUF2510 domain-containing protein — protein MSMTPPPGWYRDPSYPLVERWWDGTMWTDHRRQPEASADVPPAPLVQPEPAAGGGGRAKAVALTAAGAVLVASIVTGAVVLGRDGDDDAQAKTTPATSTAASPTPTESDTEASPSADEDPTVVVDQLNGITLPVIDGWAKPKYVAEDDVVLVTPDSYDCPGGSGLCWHGRVISRTATSTDEKSPRALAEHDIDDAAKDAYDRDTLGGRPYDGIDSHEQVKAGSVAVAGRAGYFVRWRVRTGAGPGGYVESLAFPASTGTESLVIVRLAFDAGEDGPPVTDMDRITEGIRPVGGAGADTGGVGSSIGPSD, from the coding sequence ATGAGCATGACGCCTCCGCCCGGCTGGTACCGCGACCCGTCGTACCCCCTCGTCGAGCGCTGGTGGGACGGGACCATGTGGACCGATCACCGGCGCCAGCCCGAGGCCTCCGCCGACGTGCCCCCAGCGCCCCTGGTGCAGCCGGAGCCCGCCGCCGGCGGCGGTGGCCGTGCCAAGGCCGTCGCGCTGACCGCCGCCGGTGCGGTCCTGGTCGCCTCCATCGTCACGGGCGCCGTCGTCCTCGGCAGGGACGGCGACGACGACGCGCAGGCGAAGACCACGCCGGCCACGTCGACCGCGGCGTCCCCGACGCCCACCGAGTCCGACACCGAGGCGTCGCCGTCGGCGGACGAGGACCCGACCGTCGTCGTGGACCAGCTCAACGGCATCACACTGCCGGTGATCGACGGCTGGGCCAAGCCCAAGTACGTCGCCGAGGACGACGTCGTCCTGGTCACCCCGGACTCGTACGACTGCCCGGGCGGGTCAGGCCTCTGCTGGCACGGCCGGGTCATCTCGCGCACCGCCACGTCGACCGACGAGAAGTCCCCGCGCGCCCTCGCCGAGCACGACATCGACGACGCCGCGAAGGACGCGTACGACCGCGACACCCTCGGCGGCCGGCCCTACGACGGCATCGACTCCCACGAGCAGGTGAAGGCGGGCTCCGTCGCGGTCGCCGGCCGTGCCGGGTACTTCGTGCGCTGGCGGGTCAGGACCGGTGCGGGGCCCGGGGGGTACGTCGAGTCGCTGGCGTTCCCCGCCAGCACCGGCACCGAGTCGCTCGTCATCGTCCGCCTCGCCTTCGACGCGGGCGAGGACGGGCCGCCGGTCACCGACATGGACCGGATCACCGAGGGGATCCGGCCGGTCGGCGGCGCGGGCGCGGACACGGGAGGCGTGGGCAGCAGCATCGGCCCGTCGGACTGA
- a CDS encoding SseB family protein — protein sequence MANKNIPDSGFSDDDGSADPRLSAALAAWAEDRTAVGPVLEALKGARLLVPVVAVLGEVEEDENGLRHEKSSDMAVPTLKAGSRTALPAFTSTESLARWDPEARPVAVPLHQAIQAAVHEKADTIVLDMSGPVPYELTGSALRALAEGRTTEDPLADPAVTDAVRTAVAAEPAVLRAHLGPGQADGILALVLDPSAAPAEAARAVAERLAADETLRARLVRGLDLALLPAGATPPGEPLYVRE from the coding sequence GTGGCGAACAAGAACATTCCCGACTCCGGCTTCTCCGACGACGACGGCTCCGCCGATCCCCGGCTGAGCGCGGCGCTCGCCGCCTGGGCCGAGGACCGCACGGCTGTGGGGCCGGTGCTGGAGGCGCTCAAGGGCGCCCGGCTCCTGGTGCCCGTCGTGGCCGTCCTCGGTGAGGTGGAGGAGGACGAGAACGGGCTGCGCCACGAGAAGAGCAGTGACATGGCGGTCCCGACGCTGAAGGCCGGCTCCCGCACGGCCCTGCCCGCGTTCACGTCCACCGAGTCGCTGGCCCGCTGGGACCCGGAGGCCCGCCCCGTCGCCGTACCCCTGCATCAGGCCATCCAGGCGGCGGTGCACGAGAAGGCGGACACGATCGTGCTGGACATGTCCGGGCCGGTGCCGTACGAGCTGACCGGCTCCGCGCTGCGTGCCCTCGCCGAGGGGCGCACGACCGAGGACCCGCTCGCCGACCCGGCGGTGACCGACGCCGTACGCACCGCCGTGGCCGCCGAGCCCGCGGTGCTCCGCGCGCACCTCGGCCCCGGTCAGGCCGACGGCATCCTCGCCCTCGTCCTGGACCCGTCCGCGGCGCCCGCCGAGGCCGCCCGCGCCGTCGCCGAGCGCCTCGCGGCCGACGAAACACTCAGGGCCCGCCTGGTGCGCGGCCTCGACCTGGCACTGCTGCCGGCCGGGGCGACGCCACCGGGCGAGCCCTTGTACGTACGCGAGTGA
- a CDS encoding amino acid deaminase/aldolase, translating to MTARAADRARYDRATAHLDAPVAIVDLEAFDANADDLVRRAGGKPIRVASKSVRCRTLLERVLARPGFAGIMSFTLAESIWLARSGFDDILLAYPSADRQGFAELAADPKLAAAVTVMVDDPAQLRFIDEARQGGSEVVRVCLELDTSLKLLGGRVRVGALRSPLYSPAQVAEMARAVVRRPGFKLVGIMAYEGHIAGVGDAIAGRPVRSRAIRLMQATAKKELARRRAEVVRAVRAVEPGLEYVNGGGTGSVQHTAAEDAVTEIAAGSGLYVPRLFDNYTSFSGRPAALFAQPVVRRPGVGIVTVLGGGYPASGAPGPDRLPVPYLPEGLKYDPQEGPGEVQTPLLGSPADDLLIGDKVWFRHAKAGELCERFDSLHLVEGEAVTATVPTYRGEGHTFL from the coding sequence ATGACTGCCCGCGCCGCAGACCGGGCCCGTTACGACCGGGCCACCGCTCACCTTGACGCCCCCGTCGCGATCGTGGACCTGGAGGCGTTCGACGCCAACGCCGACGATCTCGTCCGCAGGGCCGGCGGCAAGCCGATCCGCGTCGCCAGCAAGTCCGTACGCTGCCGGACCCTGCTCGAACGGGTCCTGGCCAGGCCGGGCTTCGCGGGGATCATGTCCTTCACCCTCGCCGAGTCGATCTGGCTGGCACGCTCCGGCTTCGACGACATCCTGCTCGCCTACCCGTCCGCGGACCGGCAGGGCTTCGCCGAGCTGGCCGCCGACCCGAAGCTCGCCGCCGCGGTGACCGTGATGGTCGACGACCCGGCTCAGCTCCGCTTCATCGACGAGGCACGGCAGGGCGGGTCCGAAGTCGTCCGCGTCTGCCTGGAGTTGGACACCTCGCTCAAGCTGCTCGGCGGACGCGTGCGCGTCGGAGCCCTGCGCTCTCCGCTCTACTCCCCCGCCCAGGTCGCCGAGATGGCCCGCGCCGTGGTCCGGCGGCCGGGGTTCAAGCTGGTGGGGATCATGGCGTACGAGGGGCATATCGCGGGCGTCGGCGACGCGATCGCGGGGCGGCCCGTGCGGTCGCGTGCCATCCGGCTCATGCAGGCCACGGCGAAGAAGGAACTCGCCCGGCGACGCGCCGAAGTGGTCCGCGCCGTACGGGCGGTGGAGCCCGGCCTGGAGTACGTCAACGGCGGCGGCACCGGCAGTGTGCAGCACACCGCCGCGGAGGACGCGGTCACGGAGATCGCGGCCGGATCGGGGCTGTACGTCCCGCGTCTCTTCGACAACTACACCTCGTTCAGCGGTCGTCCGGCCGCGCTGTTCGCCCAGCCGGTCGTCCGCAGGCCGGGCGTCGGCATCGTGACGGTGCTCGGCGGCGGCTATCCGGCCTCCGGCGCCCCCGGTCCCGACCGGCTGCCCGTCCCGTACCTCCCGGAGGGGCTGAAGTACGACCCCCAGGAGGGCCCCGGCGAGGTGCAGACCCCGCTGCTCGGCTCCCCCGCCGACGATCTCCTCATCGGCGACAAGGTGTGGTTCCGGCACGCCAAGGCGGGCGAGCTGTGCGAGCGGTTCGACTCGCTGCACCTCGTCGAGGGCGAGGCGGTGACGGCGACCGTCCCGACGTACCGCGGAGAGGGCCACACGTTCCTGTGA
- the mycP gene encoding type VII secretion-associated serine protease mycosin, translating to MTRRSGLLSLLLAASLTLVPSTTAHADGIRGQQWALDAMHTQQAWRTTKGKGITVAVLDTGVDAEHPDLAGNVLTGTDMVGFGASRGDRAWARHGTAMAGIIAGHGHGYGDADGVMGIAPEAKILPVRVILEDGDSARTKARNTRGNALAEGIRWATDHGADVINLSLGDDSKSAHPEPAEDEAVQYALKKGAVVVASAGNGGEKGDHISYPAAYPGVIAATAVDKYGTRASFSTRRWYATVSAPGVGVVIADPDDKYYEGWGTSAASAFVSGAVALIKSAHPGLSPAQIKQLLEDTARNAPSGGRDDGRGYGFVDPAAAITAAGRLKTADLHAAAYGQKYFGSGPDAPKDDDGSSGWAGPLAGGTGAVLLAAAVVLWRGRRTSRRQA from the coding sequence ATGACCCGCAGATCCGGGCTGCTCAGCCTGCTGCTGGCCGCCTCCCTGACCCTGGTGCCGTCCACCACGGCCCACGCCGACGGGATACGTGGCCAGCAGTGGGCCCTGGACGCGATGCACACCCAGCAGGCCTGGCGGACGACGAAGGGCAAGGGCATCACCGTCGCCGTACTCGACACGGGCGTGGACGCCGAACACCCCGACCTCGCGGGCAACGTGCTCACCGGCACCGACATGGTCGGCTTCGGCGCCTCCCGCGGCGACCGCGCGTGGGCCCGGCACGGCACCGCCATGGCGGGGATCATCGCCGGCCACGGACACGGCTACGGCGACGCCGACGGAGTCATGGGCATCGCCCCCGAGGCCAAGATCCTCCCCGTCCGCGTCATCCTCGAGGACGGCGACTCCGCCCGTACGAAGGCCCGCAACACCCGCGGCAACGCCCTCGCCGAGGGCATCCGCTGGGCCACCGACCACGGCGCCGACGTCATCAACCTCTCCCTCGGCGACGACTCCAAGTCCGCGCACCCCGAGCCCGCCGAGGACGAGGCGGTCCAGTACGCCCTGAAGAAGGGCGCCGTCGTCGTCGCCTCGGCCGGCAACGGCGGCGAGAAGGGCGACCACATCTCCTACCCGGCGGCGTACCCGGGCGTGATCGCCGCCACCGCCGTCGACAAGTACGGCACCCGCGCCTCGTTCTCCACCCGCCGCTGGTACGCCACCGTCAGCGCGCCCGGCGTCGGCGTCGTGATCGCCGACCCGGACGACAAGTACTACGAGGGCTGGGGCACGAGCGCCGCGTCCGCCTTCGTCTCCGGCGCGGTCGCCCTCATCAAGTCCGCCCACCCGGGACTGAGCCCGGCGCAGATCAAGCAGCTCCTGGAGGACACGGCTCGCAACGCGCCCAGCGGGGGCCGCGACGACGGGCGTGGCTACGGCTTCGTCGACCCGGCGGCCGCGATCACGGCGGCCGGCCGGCTCAAGACGGCGGACCTGCACGCGGCCGCCTACGGCCAGAAGTACTTCGGCTCCGGCCCGGACGCCCCCAAGGACGACGACGGATCGTCCGGCTGGGCGGGCCCGCTCGCCGGCGGCACGGGCGCGGTGCTGCTGGCCGCCGCGGTGGTGCTGTGGCGCGGCCGCAGGACCTCACGCCGCCAAGCCTGA
- a CDS encoding 3-oxoacyl-ACP reductase, which produces MTPQTSETICRRLVGRTAVITGAGSGIGRATARRLASEGAHVVCGDVDETRGKAAAEEIGGIFVKVDVTDPEQVEALFKAAHDTYGSVDIAFNNAGISPPDDDSILETGLDAWKRVQEVNLTSVYLCCKAAIPYMRQQGKGSIINTASFVARMGAATSQISYTASKGGVLAMSRELGIQFAREGIRVNALCPGPVNTPLLQELFAKDPERAARRLVHIPVGRFAEAEEIAAAVAFLASDDSSFVNATDFLVDGGISGAYVTPL; this is translated from the coding sequence GTGACCCCACAGACCTCAGAGACCATCTGCCGCCGCCTCGTCGGCCGCACCGCCGTCATCACCGGCGCCGGCAGCGGCATCGGCCGCGCCACCGCGCGCCGGCTCGCCTCCGAGGGCGCCCATGTCGTCTGCGGAGACGTCGACGAGACCCGCGGCAAGGCCGCCGCCGAGGAGATCGGCGGGATCTTCGTGAAGGTCGATGTCACCGACCCCGAACAGGTCGAGGCGCTCTTCAAGGCCGCCCACGACACCTACGGCTCGGTCGACATCGCCTTCAACAACGCAGGTATCTCGCCGCCGGACGACGACTCCATCCTGGAGACCGGCCTGGACGCCTGGAAGCGCGTCCAGGAGGTCAACCTCACCTCCGTCTACCTGTGCTGCAAGGCCGCCATCCCCTACATGAGGCAGCAGGGCAAGGGCTCCATCATCAACACGGCGTCCTTCGTGGCCCGGATGGGCGCGGCGACCTCGCAGATCTCGTACACGGCCTCCAAGGGCGGTGTGCTGGCCATGTCCCGCGAACTGGGCATCCAGTTCGCCCGCGAGGGCATCCGCGTCAACGCCCTGTGCCCGGGCCCGGTCAACACCCCGCTCCTCCAGGAGCTGTTCGCCAAGGACCCGGAGCGGGCCGCGCGCCGACTGGTGCACATCCCGGTCGGCCGGTTCGCCGAGGCCGAGGAGATCGCCGCCGCGGTCGCCTTCCTCGCCAGCGACGACTCCTCCTTCGTGAACGCCACCGACTTCCTGGTGGACGGCGGCATCTCGGGCGCGTACGTCACGCCTCTGTAG
- a CDS encoding aldehyde dehydrogenase — protein MSYEHELRVLNPATEEVVATVPAATAQDVDAAVVRAAKAQTGWAALAPGERARLLRRFAGAVDDHLEELAGLEVREAGHVIGNARWEAGNVRDLLDYAAGGVERLTGRQIPVPGGLDVTILEPLGVVGVIAPWNFPMPIAAWGAAPALAAGNAVILKPAETTPLTALRLAELALEAGLPEHLFQVLPGHGPVAGNALVEHPGVAKIVFTGSTAVGKQVLAKGSALLKPVTLELGGKSPNIVFADADIEAAAAAAPMSFLDNSGQDCCARTRILVQRSVYDRFLELLAPAVESVTVGDPADEGTAMGPLISRTQVERVRSYVPDDLPGVRGKAPEGPGFWFPPTVLTGIEPHARVAVEEVFGPVAVLLPFEDEADAIRLANATEYGLSGSIWTRDVGRALRVSQAVRAGNLSVNSHSSVRYWTPFGGFKQSGLGRELGPDALAAFTETKNVFISTEGPAL, from the coding sequence TTGTCGTACGAGCATGAGCTCCGGGTTCTCAACCCGGCGACCGAGGAGGTCGTCGCCACCGTCCCGGCCGCGACCGCGCAGGACGTCGACGCCGCCGTCGTACGGGCCGCGAAGGCGCAGACCGGGTGGGCCGCGCTGGCGCCCGGCGAGCGCGCCCGGCTGCTGCGCCGCTTCGCCGGCGCCGTCGACGACCACCTGGAGGAACTCGCAGGGCTGGAGGTCCGCGAGGCCGGGCACGTCATCGGCAACGCCCGCTGGGAGGCGGGCAACGTCCGCGATCTGCTCGACTACGCGGCCGGGGGAGTGGAGCGGCTGACCGGCCGCCAGATCCCGGTCCCCGGCGGGCTCGACGTGACGATCCTCGAACCGCTGGGCGTCGTCGGTGTCATCGCGCCCTGGAACTTCCCGATGCCGATCGCGGCCTGGGGCGCCGCCCCCGCGCTCGCGGCGGGCAACGCGGTGATCCTCAAGCCCGCCGAGACGACGCCGCTGACGGCACTGCGCCTCGCCGAACTCGCCCTGGAGGCAGGCCTTCCCGAGCACCTCTTCCAGGTGCTGCCGGGGCACGGCCCCGTCGCGGGCAACGCGCTCGTCGAGCACCCCGGCGTCGCGAAGATCGTCTTCACCGGGTCAACGGCCGTGGGCAAACAGGTGTTGGCCAAGGGGTCGGCGCTGCTCAAGCCCGTCACCCTCGAACTCGGCGGCAAGAGCCCCAACATCGTCTTCGCCGACGCCGACATCGAGGCGGCCGCCGCGGCCGCCCCCATGTCCTTCCTCGACAACTCCGGCCAGGACTGCTGCGCCCGCACCCGCATCCTCGTCCAGCGCTCGGTGTACGACCGCTTCCTCGAACTCCTCGCCCCGGCGGTCGAGTCCGTCACCGTCGGCGACCCCGCCGACGAGGGGACGGCGATGGGCCCGCTGATCTCCCGGACCCAGGTGGAGCGCGTCCGCTCGTACGTCCCCGACGACCTCCCCGGTGTCCGCGGCAAGGCCCCCGAAGGCCCCGGCTTCTGGTTCCCGCCCACCGTCCTGACCGGAATCGAGCCGCACGCGCGCGTGGCCGTCGAGGAGGTCTTCGGCCCGGTCGCCGTCCTGCTCCCCTTCGAGGACGAGGCCGACGCGATCCGCCTCGCCAACGCCACCGAGTACGGTCTGTCCGGCTCCATCTGGACCCGCGACGTGGGCCGCGCGCTCCGCGTCTCCCAGGCGGTCCGGGCGGGCAACCTGTCCGTCAACTCCCACTCCAGCGTCCGCTACTGGACCCCCTTCGGCGGCTTCAAGCAGTCGGGCCTCGGCCGTGAACTCGGCCCCGACGCCCTCGCCGCCTTCACCGAGACCAAGAACGTCTTCATCAGCACGGAGGGCCCCGCACTGTGA
- a CDS encoding serine hydrolase: MESHRAHRRRARPPRRRPLIYTVLASAVIVGATAAGTAYVKAQAHADTRTVSSAASASASASASASATPSASATVSEEASVEPVVEPSVDREALLAAAMKSVSVEDGAEVSVAVLDVDSGESTSYGDGTFDTASIVKVDILATLLFQAQDDDRHLTAQEKTYATAMIENSDNTSASALWKAIGQAEGLDAANKRFGLSDTEGGSGMLWGLTQTTAADQLTLLQQVFGDDSELSGTSRAYLQGLMGKIAADQHWGVSAAADGSAWALKNGWLARSTTELWDINSIGRVTADGHDYLVATLSNGNSTQAKGISLVEAAAKAAVSAFGDSDSDSDEADNS, from the coding sequence ATGGAGTCTCACAGAGCTCACCGCCGCCGTGCCCGTCCGCCCCGGCGCCGCCCGCTGATCTACACCGTCCTCGCTTCCGCCGTGATCGTCGGCGCCACGGCGGCGGGGACCGCGTACGTCAAGGCGCAGGCGCACGCCGACACGCGCACCGTATCGTCGGCGGCGTCGGCGTCGGCGTCGGCGTCGGCGTCGGCGTCGGCGACACCCTCGGCTTCGGCCACGGTGAGCGAGGAGGCGTCCGTGGAACCTGTGGTGGAGCCCTCGGTGGACCGGGAGGCGCTGCTCGCCGCGGCGATGAAGTCCGTGAGCGTCGAGGACGGCGCGGAGGTCTCGGTCGCGGTGCTCGACGTCGACTCCGGCGAGAGCACCTCCTACGGGGACGGCACGTTCGACACGGCCAGCATCGTCAAGGTCGACATCCTCGCCACCCTGCTGTTCCAGGCGCAGGACGACGACCGGCATCTGACGGCGCAGGAGAAGACGTACGCCACCGCGATGATCGAGAACAGCGACAACACGTCCGCGTCCGCGCTGTGGAAGGCGATCGGGCAGGCCGAGGGCCTGGACGCCGCGAACAAGCGCTTCGGGCTCAGCGACACCGAGGGCGGCAGCGGCATGCTGTGGGGGCTGACGCAGACCACCGCGGCCGATCAACTCACTCTGCTCCAGCAGGTGTTCGGGGACGACTCGGAGCTGAGCGGCACTTCGCGGGCGTATCTGCAGGGGCTCATGGGCAAGATCGCGGCCGATCAGCACTGGGGTGTCTCGGCGGCCGCCGACGGATCCGCGTGGGCCCTGAAGAACGGGTGGCTGGCGCGCAGCACGACCGAGCTGTGGGACATCAACAGCATCGGCCGGGTCACGGCCGACGGGCACGACTACCTGGTGGCGACGCTGTCCAACGGCAACTCAACCCAGGCGAAAGGGATTTCGCTGGTCGAGGCGGCTGCGAAGGCGGCGGTGTCGGCGTTCGGCGACAGCGACAGCGACAGCGACGAGGCCGACAACAGCTGA
- a CDS encoding glutamine synthetase family protein produces the protein MADRTPPLSVEELHALVAGGEIDTVVLAFPDMQGRLQGKRFAARFFLDEVLEHGTEGCNYLLAVDTDMNTVEGYAMSSWERGYGDFAMHPDLSTLRRVPWNEGTALLIADLAWNDGSPVVAAPRQILRRQLDRLAEYGFTAQVGTELEFIVFKDTYEQAWDAGYQGLTPANQYNIDYSVLGTGRIEPLLRRIRNEMEAAGLVVESAKGECNPGQHEIAFKYTEALRTCDQHAVYKTGAKEIASQEGVSLTFMAKYNEREGNSCHIHLSLADKNGSNVMAGEGPGGMSDVMRHFLAGQLAALRDFSLLYAPNINSYKRFQPGSFAPTAVAWGYDNRTCALRVVGHGRSMRFENRLPGGDVNPHLAVAGLVAAGLYGVEQKLELPEACAGNAYTGEYEHVPTTLREAAELWENSPIAKAAFGDEVVAHYLNMARVELGAFDAAVTDWELRRSFERL, from the coding sequence GTGGCAGACCGCACACCCCCGCTCAGTGTCGAGGAGCTGCACGCCCTCGTCGCGGGCGGCGAGATCGACACGGTCGTCCTGGCGTTCCCCGACATGCAGGGACGGCTCCAGGGCAAGCGGTTCGCCGCCCGCTTCTTCCTCGACGAGGTCCTGGAGCACGGCACGGAGGGCTGCAACTACCTCCTCGCCGTCGACACCGACATGAACACCGTCGAGGGCTACGCGATGTCCTCGTGGGAGCGGGGATACGGCGACTTCGCCATGCATCCCGATCTCAGCACGCTGCGCCGGGTGCCGTGGAACGAGGGCACGGCCCTGTTGATCGCCGATCTGGCGTGGAACGACGGGTCGCCCGTGGTGGCCGCGCCCCGGCAGATCCTGCGCCGCCAGCTCGACCGCCTCGCCGAGTACGGCTTCACCGCCCAGGTCGGCACCGAGCTGGAGTTCATCGTCTTCAAGGACACCTACGAGCAGGCCTGGGACGCCGGTTACCAGGGGCTCACCCCGGCCAACCAGTACAACATCGACTACTCGGTGCTCGGGACGGGCCGGATCGAGCCGCTGCTGCGCCGGATCAGGAACGAGATGGAGGCCGCGGGTCTGGTCGTCGAGTCCGCCAAGGGCGAGTGCAACCCCGGCCAGCACGAGATCGCCTTCAAGTACACCGAGGCGCTGCGCACCTGCGACCAGCACGCCGTCTACAAGACAGGCGCCAAGGAGATCGCCTCGCAGGAGGGCGTCTCGCTCACCTTCATGGCGAAGTACAACGAGCGTGAGGGCAACTCCTGTCACATCCACCTCTCGCTCGCCGACAAGAACGGCTCGAATGTCATGGCGGGGGAGGGGCCCGGTGGCATGTCCGACGTCATGCGGCACTTCCTCGCCGGACAGCTCGCCGCGCTCCGCGACTTCTCGCTCCTCTACGCGCCCAACATCAACTCCTACAAGCGCTTCCAGCCGGGCTCCTTCGCCCCGACCGCCGTCGCCTGGGGCTACGACAACCGCACCTGCGCGCTGCGGGTGGTGGGTCATGGGCGCTCGATGCGGTTCGAGAACCGGCTGCCGGGCGGCGACGTCAACCCGCACCTCGCCGTCGCGGGGCTCGTCGCGGCCGGTCTGTACGGCGTCGAGCAGAAGCTGGAGCTTCCCGAGGCCTGCGCGGGAAACGCGTACACCGGCGAGTACGAGCACGTGCCCACCACTCTGCGCGAGGCCGCCGAGCTGTGGGAGAACAGCCCCATCGCCAAGGCCGCCTTCGGTGACGAGGTGGTCGCGCACTACCTCAACATGGCGCGCGTCGAGCTCGGCGCCTTCGACGCCGCGGTGACCGACTGGGAGCTGCGCCGCTCCTTCGAACGCCTCTGA
- a CDS encoding haloacid dehalogenase-like hydrolase translates to MRYRHIFAWTLVAAATLAAAPPTVVAAPRRTNCPQLSGSWYGDNRAHLQQVIDERGSCAGRPGHRPVAAFDWDNTVVKNDVTDATISWALRHDRILRPASWKNTSKWLSDAADTALTNACGTGVPVGAPLPTATSPRCTDEILEIREAGRTMSGAAAFAGTWNHRRTVPQYAWVPQLFAGHTVAELTSYARKARREALAAPIGSTRTLGTHTVPAYVRYYDQQRDLIRTLQRAGFDVYIVSAGSEPVTEVWSRGIGVDARHTIAIRSVLDRHGRITPWNQGCGGVPATRGEAIPYIDGKRCWINQEIYGVHGAAAWLRQDRRHRTVVAGGDADTDVTFVGDATGAHLVLNRHKGEVMCRAYDDADGRWLINPMFIDPLPRQADPYPCSTSAYNEPDGTKGPVLREDGSVVPDHEDTVY, encoded by the coding sequence ATGCGATACCGACACATCTTCGCGTGGACCCTGGTCGCGGCCGCCACTCTGGCGGCCGCGCCACCGACCGTCGTGGCCGCACCCCGCCGTACCAACTGCCCGCAACTGTCCGGCAGTTGGTACGGCGACAACCGCGCCCACCTCCAGCAGGTCATCGACGAACGCGGCAGCTGCGCCGGACGCCCCGGCCACCGCCCGGTCGCCGCCTTCGACTGGGACAACACGGTCGTCAAGAACGACGTCACCGACGCCACGATCTCCTGGGCCCTCAGGCACGACAGAATCCTGCGCCCGGCGAGCTGGAAGAACACCAGCAAGTGGCTCAGCGACGCGGCGGACACCGCCCTCACCAACGCCTGCGGCACCGGCGTACCCGTGGGCGCGCCCCTGCCGACCGCCACCAGCCCCCGCTGCACCGACGAGATCCTCGAGATCCGCGAGGCGGGCAGGACCATGAGCGGCGCCGCCGCCTTCGCCGGCACGTGGAACCACCGGCGCACCGTCCCGCAGTACGCCTGGGTCCCCCAGCTCTTCGCCGGACACACCGTTGCCGAGCTCACCTCGTACGCCCGCAAGGCGCGCCGCGAGGCCCTCGCCGCGCCCATCGGCTCGACCCGCACTCTCGGCACCCACACCGTCCCGGCGTACGTCCGCTACTACGACCAGCAGCGTGACCTGATCCGTACGCTCCAACGGGCCGGATTCGACGTCTACATCGTCTCCGCGGGCTCCGAACCCGTCACCGAGGTGTGGTCGCGCGGCATCGGCGTCGACGCCCGCCACACCATCGCCATCCGGTCGGTACTCGACCGGCACGGGCGGATCACCCCCTGGAACCAGGGCTGCGGCGGCGTTCCGGCGACCCGGGGCGAGGCCATCCCGTACATCGACGGCAAGCGCTGCTGGATCAACCAGGAGATCTACGGCGTCCACGGCGCCGCGGCCTGGCTGCGGCAGGACCGGCGCCACCGCACCGTCGTCGCGGGCGGCGACGCCGACACGGACGTCACGTTCGTCGGCGACGCCACCGGCGCCCACCTCGTCCTCAACCGCCACAAGGGCGAGGTCATGTGCCGGGCGTACGACGACGCCGACGGCCGCTGGCTGATCAACCCGATGTTCATCGATCCGCTGCCGCGGCAGGCCGACCCCTACCCGTGCTCGACGAGCGCGTACAACGAACCCGACGGGACGAAGGGGCCGGTGCTGCGCGAGGACGGCTCGGTCGTGCCCGACCACGAGGACACCGTGTACTGA
- a CDS encoding DUF1844 domain-containing protein, translating into MSDTPPQTPDFDTMTRDIAEVPAVEVIVTVAVNLMSAAAVKLGLTEEGDEYKDLDEARKLVHALAGLLDASATEISSFHAAPLRDGLKSLQLAFREASLVPDEPGQGPGEKYTGPIYG; encoded by the coding sequence ATGAGTGACACCCCTCCCCAGACGCCCGACTTCGACACCATGACCCGCGACATCGCCGAGGTCCCCGCGGTCGAGGTGATCGTGACGGTCGCCGTCAACCTGATGAGCGCCGCCGCCGTGAAGCTCGGCCTGACCGAGGAGGGCGACGAGTACAAGGACCTGGACGAGGCCCGCAAGCTGGTGCACGCGCTCGCCGGTCTGCTCGACGCGAGCGCGACCGAGATCAGCTCCTTCCACGCGGCCCCGCTGCGCGACGGCCTGAAGTCGCTCCAGCTGGCCTTCCGCGAGGCGTCCCTCGTCCCGGACGAGCCGGGCCAGGGCCCGGGCGAGAAGTACACGGGCCCGATCTACGGCTAG